In Parageobacillus sp. KH3-4, the genomic window GCACGCAAGACCGCGGCAAAATTTTAGAATATGTGGAACAGTTTCAGCGCGAACGCCGGCCGATTAACGCCGTGCACAACATTATGAAAACGCGCGTGTTTGAAGAAATGGACGTTCCGGAGTTTAGCGACCGGACGCGCGCCTCGCTGAAAATTCAAGAAGGATGCAATAATTTCTGCACGTTTTGCATCATTCCATGGGCGCGCGGATTAATGCGTTCCCGCGACCCGAAAGAAATCATCCGCCAAGCGCAGCAGCTAGTAAACGCCGGCTATAAAGAAATTGTATTGACGGGCATCCATACAGGCGGCTACGGAACGGATATGAAAGACTACAATTTTGCAGCGCTTCTTCGCGATTTGGATGAGCAAGTTGTCGGTTTAAAGCGGCTCCGCATTTCATCGATTGAAGCGAGCCAAATCACCGACGAAGTGATCGACGTGCTCCGCCGTTCCGATAAGATCGTGCGCCATTTGCACATCCCGCTTCAATCCGGTTCGAATACGGTGTTAAAACGGATGCGCCGCAAATACACAACGGAATTTTTCGCTGAGCGGCTGGCACGTTTGCGCGAAGTCTTCCCTGAACTTGCGATTACATCAGACGTGATCGTTGGTTTTCCAGGCGAGACGGAAGAAGAGTTTATGGAAACGTACAACTTTGTGCGTGAACAGCGTTTTTCCGAACTTCACGTCTTCCCGTACTCGAAACGGACGGGTACGCCAGCTGCACGCATGCCAAATCAAGTGGACGAGGACGTCAAACACGACCGCGTCCGCCGTTTAATTGCGCTGTCCGATCAGCTTGCGAAAGAATATGCCTCGCAATTTGAAGGGCAAGTGCTCGAAGTCATACCGGAAGAACGTGATAAAGAAAACTTGGAAAGCGGGTTGTACATCGGATATACGGACAACTATTTGAAAGTGAGATTCCCGGCTACGGAGGAAATGGTTGGGGAAATTGTGAAAGTGAAAATTACAAAAGCCGGGTATCCGTATAATGAAGGGGAGTTCGTCCGCGTTGTTGCCGACGACATCCCGCAATCCGTAAAATTAAGCTCGTAACCCAGCATGGTAGCTGGGTTTTTCTTGTTTACGATAAAAATTTTTGTAAACTAGTTTTTCCGCTAAAATCGTGGTATGATGATAGATGTCAGACTTCTATATTGCGAAAGAGAAAGGAGATTTGCTGTAATGGAAAATAATATGGCAAAAATGATTGATCATACGCTGCTGAAAGCGGATACAACAAAAGCGCAAATCGTGAAGCTGTGCGAAGAGGCAAAACAATACGGATTCGCTTCCGTTTGCGTCAATCCGACTTGGGTAGCAACAGCTGCCGAACTATTAAAAGGTACGGACGTAAAAGTATGCACGGTAATCGGCTTCCCGCTCGGGGCTAACACTCCGGAAACGAAAGCGTTTGAAGCGAAAAACGCGATTGAAAATGGCGCGGCGGAAGTCGATATGGTAATTAACATCGGAGCGCTAAAAGATGGCAATGATGACCTTGTCGAACGCGATATTCGCGCCGTCGTCGAAGCGGCAAAAGGGAAAGCGCTTGTGAAAGTGATTATTGAAACGTGTCTGCTTACCGAAGAAGAAAAAGTGCGCGCTTGCCAGCTTGCTGTGAAAGCGGGGGCGGATTATGTGAAAACATCGACAGGCTTTTCAACAGGCGGCGCTACAACGGAAGATGTCGCACTGATGCGGAAAACGGTCGGACCAAACATCGGCGTGAAAGCTTCCGGTGGCGTTCGTGATATAAAAAGTGCAATGGCAATGATCGAAGCGGGGGCGACGCGCATCGGGACAAGTTCCGGCGTAGCGATCGTTGCGGGAAAAACGGCCGATTCCGATTATTAAAAACGTTTGCCATGAAAAAATAATATCGCGGATTCGATCCATCGGACAAAGGGAAGCGCAGCGACGGAGCAAATGACGTTAAATAGCACGCTGACGTGCGCTAATTGTACGTCTGGAGCAGAACTAAGCTTGACAGCAACAAGGGCAAGCGGATCGATAAAAAAGTAGAAGATAATGACTCCGACGACATTAAACCATAAGTGGGTATAAGCGGTTAATTTCGCTTCATACGTGGAACCGACGCTTGCTAGAAGGCCGGTTATGCACGTGCCGATGTTTGCGCCGAGCAAAATCGCGATGCCAGCCGGAAGCGTGAGAATGTGTTCATTCAAAAATCCCATTGCAATGCCGATCGTTGCCGCGCTGGAATGAATAATGGCCGTAAGGATCACGCCGATCATGATTCCGCTAAAAGGCGAAAGGTTCGTTTTTTGCAACCATTCATCCACAATCGGATATGAGGACAGCGGCTTTGCAAGCTGACTAAACCCACCCATCGCAAAAAATAAAGAGGCGAGCCCAACAACGATCATGCCAATGCCGTAAGCGGGGCGGTAATAACCAAAGAAAACGAGAGCCGCTCCAATGAAAAGCATCGGAATCACGCTGTCCCCGACGTCAAGAGTAATCATTTCCGTTGTGATCGTAGAGCCAATGTTGCTCCCTAAAATGACGCCGATCGATTGCTGAAATGTAAGATAGCCGGTGGAGACGAGCCCGACGGTAATGACCATCACCGCGGAGCTACTTTGCAAAAGCGCCGTGACGACCGTTCCAGTAAAAAATCCTTGCAAAGGAGTATTTGTAAAGCGCAACAGCCACTGTTTCAAGCGGTGGCCCGATAAAGCATAAAGTCCTGATTTCATCATGAACATGCCGATAAGGAAAACGATGGTATATATGGAAAACAAAATGAGCAATTGCACCACTTGTCCTTTCCTCCTTTCCTCCTAAATTTGTATGGGGAAGGACGGAGAACAATGACAAGTTTTTTTATTGACCTGTCGCGCAAGCATATATTATAATTGACAAGTACACGTATAGTAATAAAATGGTTGTTGCTCGGAGGGAGGGAAGCAGGATGTCAAAGACAATCGTTCGCAAAAACGAATCCATTGATGACGCTCTTCGTCGCTTCAAACGTGCCGTTTCGAAAACAGGTACATTGCAAGAAATCAGAAAGCGCGAATTTTATGAAAAGCCAAGCGTCAGACGGAAGAAAAAATCTGAAGCGGCTAGAAAGCGCAAGCATTAAAAGAGGGTGTATATATGGGTCTTCTTGATCGTTTAAATGACGATATGAAGCAAACGATGAAAAACAAAGAAA contains:
- the mtaB gene encoding tRNA (N(6)-L-threonylcarbamoyladenosine(37)-C(2))-methylthiotransferase MtaB — encoded protein: MPTVAFHTLGCKVNHYETEAIWQLFKKAGYERKDFDSRADVYVINTCTVTNTGDKKSRQVIRRAIRRNPDAVVCVTGCYAQTSPAEVMAIPGVDIVIGTQDRGKILEYVEQFQRERRPINAVHNIMKTRVFEEMDVPEFSDRTRASLKIQEGCNNFCTFCIIPWARGLMRSRDPKEIIRQAQQLVNAGYKEIVLTGIHTGGYGTDMKDYNFAALLRDLDEQVVGLKRLRISSIEASQITDEVIDVLRRSDKIVRHLHIPLQSGSNTVLKRMRRKYTTEFFAERLARLREVFPELAITSDVIVGFPGETEEEFMETYNFVREQRFSELHVFPYSKRTGTPAARMPNQVDEDVKHDRVRRLIALSDQLAKEYASQFEGQVLEVIPEERDKENLESGLYIGYTDNYLKVRFPATEEMVGEIVKVKITKAGYPYNEGEFVRVVADDIPQSVKLSS
- the deoC gene encoding deoxyribose-phosphate aldolase gives rise to the protein MENNMAKMIDHTLLKADTTKAQIVKLCEEAKQYGFASVCVNPTWVATAAELLKGTDVKVCTVIGFPLGANTPETKAFEAKNAIENGAAEVDMVINIGALKDGNDDLVERDIRAVVEAAKGKALVKVIIETCLLTEEEKVRACQLAVKAGADYVKTSTGFSTGGATTEDVALMRKTVGPNIGVKASGGVRDIKSAMAMIEAGATRIGTSSGVAIVAGKTADSDY
- a CDS encoding Na/Pi symporter; amino-acid sequence: MVQLLILFSIYTIVFLIGMFMMKSGLYALSGHRLKQWLLRFTNTPLQGFFTGTVVTALLQSSSAVMVITVGLVSTGYLTFQQSIGVILGSNIGSTITTEMITLDVGDSVIPMLFIGAALVFFGYYRPAYGIGMIVVGLASLFFAMGGFSQLAKPLSSYPIVDEWLQKTNLSPFSGIMIGVILTAIIHSSAATIGIAMGFLNEHILTLPAGIAILLGANIGTCITGLLASVGSTYEAKLTAYTHLWFNVVGVIIFYFFIDPLALVAVKLSSAPDVQLAHVSVLFNVICSVAALPFVRWIESAILFFHGKRF
- the rpsU gene encoding 30S ribosomal protein S21, with the translated sequence MSKTIVRKNESIDDALRRFKRAVSKTGTLQEIRKREFYEKPSVRRKKKSEAARKRKH